The DNA window ATCGGCAGGGACACACGCCATGTTCTTCATGTCAAGAACCTGAATCACTGGCCCTGCCGCTGCATGCATGCGGGCCATTGATTGATTATTGCTTCTGCAGAAGGGTAATCCCGATGGGTTTAACAGCTTTGGTCTAATGAGGGGGCCACAGCTGATAGTGGTATTTAGGATCTTCAGCAGCAGAGCTAATCATCATTCTACCTTgcgatcctcctcctcctcctcctcctcctcctcctcccttgaTCATGATACGCGCTCAGAGTTCCTCCATTTCTCTGATGCTTGACAGATTGCGTGATGTTTTCCTAGAGCCGTGAGCTGGGATCATACTATCAGATGGTCAGAAGGATGCGTGCAGAAACCCTGCGGTTTTACCGAAAGATATGAATTCTGCAAACCGGAAGCCCcgctggctgctgctgcatgcaaCACTTTCAGCTGTGCGTGGTGAAGACTGAAGTCCTGAGACCGGTGTACAGGAGGATTATGCAGTAATCTGCAGGCATGGCACTGTATGCCATTCAGCTGAATCAGTTCCAAGCAGACCTAGCTTAGCTCCCACTGTAATACTAGTGTGACGTAACACGTCAGCTTCTTTGACCTGACAGCTAAGCCAGTCAAATGCCACATCAGCAACACGGACGGAGAGACAGAAAGAGAGCGCGGCCTTTGGGCAACATCTCTTCGTGTTAAGCGGAGATAATTAGATAGATTTGGTTTACAAACCACGCGCACAACAAGTGCATATAAATGCCCTGATCGGAGAGATTAATATTCTAGAAAAGCTGATGTTTTTGAGCTTCTAACTTATATTCGTTATCTGGATTctataaaactttaaattcttaaaatctaaatattatttagaagAGTTTCTTAACTTCTCGACATCTTGCGAGAAACTAACCTCCCCAAACATGACCACATGGCCAAAACACTCGAGGAGAAAGCGATTTGGAGCCATAAAGTGTCAGCGTTTAGTGGGTTGCTTCCGCTGCCGTGAAAATATGGTGACATGTGGGGTCCCTTTGGCCCTGGAGAACCAGGCAAGTGGGCCCAGCGTCCTTGGCCGGTATGAAAGAGTATGCAGTTATCAGTTCACTTCGTAGTTACGCAGTATAGTACAGTACTCCTAATGTGGCCTCCGTGCGGACCGTGTGCCTCCGTCCGTGGCCGCCCAACCGGttttcatgaattttatataagatgGTACTACCTCTGTACAGAATATAAAGAATTTTCGCtatgtatttatattgcaaaaacttttaatttttggaaTGGAGTGGTACACAAatcgtactccctccataaTATAATGTAACATAAGACTATCCCGTTTTAATTAGTTTCACAATTCATAcggatattaataaatctaaatacatatataaaataggtAGATCTAGATatgataaataaatctaaacaatagAAACTCTTAGTGATACAGAACAGATGAAAGTGTTTATCTTCAATGTTTTTAAACATTTAGCTGCAAATTCATCCCAGTATTTAGGAGATTTTTAGGCCACACCTAACAACAATGACATGGTTAGTAGCCACACCTTATCGGAGTTGACGTGGCCACGGGAACTATGGTCTCGCGAGGTTTTATGGAGCTTTGTGAAGCGTTTTAAGTGAGAGAACCCAGATTGTTTGAGATGCAATGACcatataaacttatttattaGGCTCAGTTGAGATGTGTGGCCTACCAGTGGTCTCAGCCCTACTAGTTAAAGCTTCTTAGGTTATGAGACCCTTTTAAGTGATTTTATATGGGAGTAGATTGATATGTAACTTTTTACGTCGATACCACTTTATGAATAATTAGATctggttgttttttttatttcattgattcagtttgtattttataattactaCATCGATCAATTCTAACCTCCTGAGGTTCGTATAGTCAAGTTTCTCTTATCCACGACGAAGGATGCCCCTTCCCCCACCCTCACCAACCAAATCAGGCAGCTGTCTCAGAACAGTTAGGCTTACTAGTGATGTTTAATAGAGCTCCTATTTAAAGCTTATCACACTTCTTATTTTTGATCCTAAGGCATTCCCAACACAATGTCTAAGATGGTATCCATAACATTAATTAAGTTATCATCTAGGATGAAAGATGATGCGGCAAGTGATAAATGatgaaagagaatgaaaccatgtcttgcatgagacatagTTTCTACAGaacattcaagatatcatgtgagataagtagcattaaattaagTATGGAATAATGTTGTTTGCATtgaaagagtagtgtctagtactagtttcttgatgatgtggagTTTATGGAGATtacatctagtgttatgggttagtAATACCCTTATCACACCATGTCATGTTTTACTGGAGTTTTTATTAAAGCTTATCACACCTCTCATTTCGATTTCTAGACCCATGTCACATGTTAGTATAATAAcacataattattttgttgctgTGGCGCACACATATCTCTCTAATAGTGTGTATCTTATCTTTTAGTAACATAACATAGAAATGTCTATTTTATACCTCAAAGTAGGGGAGAATTTGCATTATGTTTCCATGCTGCCTAAGAGCATCACAAATAGATTGGTTAAATTTCTCCCAAATTTTGTCTTACGAATcctaaacaaatatttaacatgtgaaaaaaaatcatccatcTAAAATATTAACTAAAAATGACTCTCTagacataaaaaaatgtgcCCATTCAAATCTACCATtagaaataagttttttattgaGACGGAAACATTTTCTACGCGTGGAGAGTAGctgtaatataaaattaggTGTGAACGTTGCTCCTCACTCGTGGTCCTCGTGGAGACCGACTTTGCTGGGGAAGGAACCTCCAATTCTTAGAGGGTGGTTAGAAAATCTGTtggaaagatatttttatataaaattctctaatttgaaaatttaggcATGTTGGGTAAAATTTATGATGTTACATAGTATTATCATGCTCTCGTCCTTGTTTACTCGTTACTATTGACTATaatgtttcaatttttttaccatgcataaaatttaaatgattaatttatatttaatgaaaATTGTATCGTTGCACTTTGAGCACAAATGCTTATATGGCATACTTTTGAGTGGAAATATCCTTTTATTTAGAAACAAgcagttaaaattttaaaaaatgtgtaGTATCCAGTGACAAACGTAAGCGGTTCAAATCGGATTACTACTACGTACTCCGTAGTCCGTATAAGACAGTAAgaaactagttttttttttaagcttcGTAAATACTCAAAAGTGACGTTGaaagttatttatatatatctctctcttaacaatagattaatatattttacataaaaagggaaaagttcaAATCAAACCATGTGGGAAACAAGGAGCTACCACGTtgaaaaagaactttaaattatcactgtttctctctctctctcgtggaGGGCTGGATGCCTTCTCCATTTTTGTTCCATCGCAATTTTATTTCCTTTAAATTTGTTACTGGTAGCTTGCTGTTAAGTTTGCTCCCCCACTTCCTCGGTTCCTCGGCTCCACCGTTCCACCACTCGCGTCTCGTATTCGCGTCTGCTTTCCCCGCTCCACTTCGATCTCCTCAAATCACGCGGCAGGGGAGTACGTGGTTCGAGTGCGAGCTAGTGGGAGGTTACTGAATGAGCCAGCAGCATATCAGTGGAGGAAGGCGACGCTGGAGAATGGCTGGGAGAGACAAACGGAGCTGAGCTCAAGCCGCTTCGGGATCTCCATCTTTAGTCGTCCAAGGTGAGTTTTTTGCCGTCCAGCTTCTTCCTCATGGTCAGGCTCGTTCAGGTTTCTTGGAAAGTagcaatctttttttttttcctttgctcTTCGTTTGTGTGGGCGGAGATCCTAATGTGCTTAGTTTTGCTTTAGGATTTTTAGGACTCAAAGAAACTTAGTCCTAGTTTAGTGGATTGGAGTTCCCTTCACGAATCCATGTCCAATTTGGCGTATTAAGCTGCTTGTTGTGCATTTCTGTGCAGAACTGAGTGCTCCCGGCTCCTACATTTGCCTTCTTTGGCACCAATAGATTGGTCGAGAGCAGGCTGTGGGTTCTTGGTGGCTGGAATCCTTTCGATTGCAGACAAGTTGCAGGTTTCTTCAGGTTCTTGAAATTGGTTGGCTTGCAGGGTCCCTACTTCTTGGAGCTTGCTCGtttctaagaatttttttaatcctgaAAACTTGTTTCAGTTTCACCATTTTTGTGGGGGAATAATCATCTAGAGGTGGCCAGACGTTTCTCGGTGGTTGAGCTCTGGTGATGCTAAAGTTCGATGATGGAGGTAGCTGATAAGACTGTGGAGCCAAAGGGCCCTTCGGTGGCCACTGCTCAGCTGCCAAATAATGTAGAGTTGCTTAAATCAGTTGTGCTGAATCCATCAGGGGAAGTGGGGAGTCCACAGAAGCAGCATGAGAAAGATCTGTTGGCAGAAGGTGAGGAGAGCTTCCGGAGCGAGGACTCATCAGATGAGTGCGGTCGGAGTTCATTCTCTGGGGTCAGCCACCCCCCGGAGCCAATTGATGTGGATCTTATGAGCACGGTGTATGTTGCAATCGACGAGGAGAAGCCTGAGCCGCCGGAGTGCTTGATGCGAGGTCTACCGGCTAAAGGAGCATCCATGGAGGACCTCTCAGTCCATGCCATGGTTGCAAAGCCTGATGTGATTGTTGGCACGCACAATGTCAATGGATTGGTTGAAGAGAGGAAGGTGAACGGTGCTGTGGTAGGACCATGCCATGTAGCCCATGTTCCAGAGCATGTCGAAACTGTTTCGTCAACTCAGGCCTCGGAGGAGAAGGACTTCGTCTGGGATGCCTCCTTCCCTCCCAGCGGCAATGTCAGCCCTCACAGTAGCAGTGATAGCACTGGGGTGGTTGCTGCCACAAGCATCAGGGAAAGCTCCACTAGCACATGTAGAAGTGGAGTTCTAACTAGTGAATCCATTCTTAATGTGGAGAAGACATCTGAGAGTACAAAGGGTAGCGCTCGAGGTAACTCAATGGAAAGCACAAAGACCAGCATGAGTCGGGCGAGTGATAGTAGCGGCGTTAGTGACGACAGCAACTGGAGTAATATCACAGGAAGTGCTAACAAGCCTCACAAGGGCAATGATCCTAGATGGAGAGCTATTCTAGCCGTCCGGGGCCGAGGCAATGTGCTTGGGATGAGCCATTTTAGATTGCTCAAGCGTCTTGGCTGTGGCGACATTGGCAGCGTCTACCTCTCAGAGTTGAGTGGGACAAGGTGCTACTTTGCAATGAAAGTAATGGACAAGGCTTCCTTAGCAAGCCGAAAGAAGTTGAACAGAGCTCAAACCGAAAGGGAAATTCTGCAGCTTTTGGATCATCCATTCCTTCCTACTCTGTATACACACTTTGAGACAGACAGGTTCTCATGTCTAGTAATGGAATTCTGTCCTGGTGGTGATCTGCACACGCTGCGGCAGCGACAACCGCGGAAGCACTTCTCTGAGTATGCAGCAAGGTGAATTTCTTGTGTAAATTTACACATGATCAGTGTATATTTTTCTGCCTACCATTGCCTTCTATTCGATTTATCCTAGTTCGTGACATGTTATTTACCATTCCTTTAATGTTAGTGTTCAATGCTATCTTAACTACAGTACTACATTCCACAATACTTTAATTTTCCTATAactattaaattttcttaaaccATTACCTGGCTGTTTAGTGATGGATATTGGAGAAATCAGCATGATGAAATATTATCACTAGACAGCCATGGAGTACAGTACTACATTATTTATGAACGCAGGGCTCGTGATGCGTACACATCAATTTGTACTGATTGGGACATATGCAATAGTACATGCAGTATAGTTATGACATCTAATGGCATGACGATTTAGAATGCTGTGTTGCTCTGCTGCGTTTACAGTGGCTTGGTAACTTCTTGTGTTCAATAACTACTAAGGGTCTattcggtttggaggaatttcaaTCCATGGGAATAGAAAAACTGGAGGAATAGGAATGCATACTCACATCAATACATAGGTTGTGGTTCGAGTGGAGGaaagtttttctatattttctctataCAACTTATAAGACAGGAAAttgttttttggttttcttatACTTCATTCCTATAAATCAAATGACTTTCATAGGAATcaaatcctttgtttttcctccAAACCGAAAAGGTCATAATAGTACTTAGCGAGATTCTTGTCATCGTTTTTAACCATCCTATTTCTGCTAGTTAAAAGTGCTGATGTGGTTGGGGTGTGAAAACTGAGCAGGTTTTATGCCGCTGAAGTGCTCCTAGCTCTGGAGTACCTGCACATGCTGGGCGTCGTCTACAGGGACCTGAAGCCGGAGAACGTCCTGGTGCGCGACGACGGCCACATCATGCTCTCCGACTTCGACCTCTCGCTGCGTTGCACGGTGTCGCCGACGCTCATCAGAGCGTCGGCGTCGGAGTCCGATCCCAGGAGAGCCGGCGGCTCGTTCTGCGTGCAGCCAGCCTGCATTGAGCCTTCTTCAGTCTGCATCCAGCCGGCGTGCTTCATGCCCAGGCTGTTCGGCCAGAGGAGCAAGAGGCAGGGCAGGAAGCCGAGGTCCGAGCCTGGGCAGTGCAGCGCCGCCCTGCTGCCGGAGCTCGTCGCGgagccgacggcggcgcggtcgaTGTCCTTCGTGGGGACGCACGAGTACCTGGCGCCGGAGATCATCAAGGGGGAAGGCCACGGCAGCGCCGTCGACTGGTGGACGTTCGGCATCTTCCTGCACGAGCTCCTCTACGGCAAGACGCCGTTCAAGGGGTCGGGCAACCGCGCCACGCTCTTCAACGTGGTCGGCCAGCAGCTGCGGTTCCCGgagtcgccgtcgacgagctACGCGGGCCGGGACCTCATCAGGGGCCTCCTGGTGAAGGAGCCGCAGCAGCGGCTGGGCGTGAAGCGGGGCGCCGCCGAGATCAAGCAGCACCCCTTCTTCGAGGGCGTCAACTGGGCGCTCATCCGGTGCAGCACGCCCCCCGAGGTGCCGAGGCACGTCGAGGCCGAGCTGCCGGCCAAGTACGGCGTGGCCGAgccggtggcgggcggcggcggcaagaggGTGGTCGGCGCCGAGGTGAAATCCGGCGGGAAGTACCTCGACTTCGAGTTCTTTTAGATTATTACAATGAAATTGCTGAATCCCCAGCCTCACTCTCACTCGCGtgtgcatttttttagatttggtATTGCAAATTGCATGTAGTGTTCCTGGATTAGTGTAACCAGTGTTAGATTTAGCGCGATTTTAGTGTGCAATGTATCTAACACTTTGGGAACCAGGGAAAGAAATCATATCAGAACAACTGTTTTCTCGAAATTATCATTGGCAGGACTGCACTGAGCACCGAATTATTACACGAGAACAAATGAGCAAGAACATGCCCCAGCAGGCAGCAGTCAGCTATGTTGTCATATGTTACACTGTAATAATCTTTACAGAACCATTTTGTTGGCAGTATGCGTTGAACTGTTCATACTTTATGGCGTAATCATGTCAGCTAGATATTGTGACTCGATAT is part of the Oryza brachyantha chromosome 2, ObraRS2, whole genome shotgun sequence genome and encodes:
- the LOC102716474 gene encoding serine/threonine-protein kinase D6PK, with product MMEVADKTVEPKGPSVATAQLPNNVELLKSVVLNPSGEVGSPQKQHEKDLLAEGEESFRSEDSSDECGRSSFSGVSHPPEPIDVDLMSTVYVAIDEEKPEPPECLMRGLPAKGASMEDLSVHAMVAKPDVIVGTHNVNGLVEERKVNGAVVGPCHVAHVPEHVETVSSTQASEEKDFVWDASFPPSGNVSPHSSSDSTGVVAATSIRESSTSTCRSGVLTSESILNVEKTSESTKGSARGNSMESTKTSMSRASDSSGVSDDSNWSNITGSANKPHKGNDPRWRAILAVRGRGNVLGMSHFRLLKRLGCGDIGSVYLSELSGTRCYFAMKVMDKASLASRKKLNRAQTEREILQLLDHPFLPTLYTHFETDRFSCLVMEFCPGGDLHTLRQRQPRKHFSEYAARFYAAEVLLALEYLHMLGVVYRDLKPENVLVRDDGHIMLSDFDLSLRCTVSPTLIRASASESDPRRAGGSFCVQPACIEPSSVCIQPACFMPRLFGQRSKRQGRKPRSEPGQCSAALLPELVAEPTAARSMSFVGTHEYLAPEIIKGEGHGSAVDWWTFGIFLHELLYGKTPFKGSGNRATLFNVVGQQLRFPESPSTSYAGRDLIRGLLVKEPQQRLGVKRGAAEIKQHPFFEGVNWALIRCSTPPEVPRHVEAELPAKYGVAEPVAGGGGKRVVGAEVKSGGKYLDFEFF